In one Zalophus californianus isolate mZalCal1 chromosome 10, mZalCal1.pri.v2, whole genome shotgun sequence genomic region, the following are encoded:
- the LOC113933162 gene encoding P-selectin isoform X10 has translation MKAYSWNYSRVFCQKYYTDLVAIQNKKEIAYLNDVIPYYSSYYWIGIRKINDKWTWVGTKKPLTEEAENWADNEPNNKKNNQDCVEIYIKSVSAPGKWNDEPCGKRKRALCYTASCQDTSCSKQGECIETIGNHTCSCFPGFYGPECEYVRECGGFDLPQHILMNCSHPLGNFSFNSECSFHCSEGYELNGPSKLECLASGTWTNEPPQCIAVQCPPLRTPERGSMTCLHSAEAFQYGSSCRFSCEEGFALVGSEVVECTASGVWTAAAPVCEAVQCPLLEAPGKGSMDCVHPLAAFAYGSSCKFECAPGYQVRGWASIRCTGSGQWTAPSPACEAIACGPLESPVHGSMDCSPSSRAFQDNTSCSFHCAEGFRLEGANLVQCTDLGRWTAPAPVCQALQCHDLPAPNKAQVNCSHPFGAFRYQSTCSFTCNEGLHLVGASMLQCLGTGNWSAPPPECQAIACTPLLSPRNGTMTCVQPLGNSSYRSTCQFACDEGLSLSGPQILDCTPSGHWTGSPPICEAIQCPELFAPEWGSLACSDTHKEFRVGSTCHFSCNKGFKLEGPNNVECTASGKWTAPPPTCEAGIVSARTSEVRCPALITPEQGTVSCRHHLGTFGLNTTCYFECKVGFTLMGDSALRCRPSGQWTAGTPACRAVKCSELHVIEPGMMNCSNPWGNFSYGSTCSFHCPEGQLLNGSARTACQENGQWSTPMPACQAGPLTIQQALTYFGGAVASTIGLVTCGTLLALLRKRFRQKDDGESPLNPQSHLGTYGVFTNAAFDPSP, from the exons ATGAAAGCATATTCATGGAACTATTCCCGGGTATTCTGCCAGAAGTACTACACGGATTTAGTGGCCatccagaataaaaaagaaattgcttaCCTCAATGATGTCATACCTTACTACAGCTCTTACTACTGGATTGGGATCCGGAAGATCAATGATAAATGGACCTGGGTGGGAACCAAAAAGCCTCTCACCGAAGAGGCTGAGAACTGGGCTGACAATGAGCCCAACAACAAGAAGAACAACCAGGACTGTGTGGAGATCTACATCAAGAGTGTGTCAGCCCCTGGCAAGTGGAATGATGAGCCCTGCGGGAAAAGGAAGCGGGCACTATGCTATACAG CCTCCTGCCAGGACACGTCCTGTAGCAAGCAAGGAGAGTGCATTGAGACCATCGGGAACCACACCTGCTCCTGCTTCCCTGGATTCTATGGACCAGAATGTGAATATG TCAGAGAGTGTGGGGGTTTTGATCTCCCTCAGCATATACTCATGAACTGCAGCCACCCTCTGGGAAACTTCTCTTTCAATTCAGAGTGCAGTTTCCACTGCTCTGAAGGGTACGAATTGAATGGACCCAGCAAGCTGGAATGCTTGGCTTCTGGAACCTGGACGAATGAGCCACCACAATGTATAG CTGTCCAGTGCCCACCCCTGAGGACTCCTGAGCGAGGAAGCATGACGTGTCTGCACTCTGCCGAAGCATTCCAGTACGGGTCCAGCTGCCGCTTTAGCTGTGAAGAGGGATTTGCATTAGTTGGGTCAGAGGTGGTGGAGTGCACGGCCTCGGGGGTGTGGACAGCCGCGGCCCCAGTGTGTGAAG CTGTGCAGTGTCCGCTCCTGGAAGCCCCTGGCAAGGGATCCATGGACTGTGTTCATCCCCTCGCTGCGTTTGCTTATGGCTCCAGCTGCAAATTTGAATGCGCACCTGGCTATCAAGTGAGGGGCTGGGCCTCAATCCGCTGCACTGGCTCTGGCCAATGGACCGCACCCTCACCAGCCTGTGAGG CCATTGCCTGTGGGCCACTGGAGAGTCCTGTTCATGGAAGCATGGATTGTTCCCCATCCTCGAGAGCATTTCAGGACAACACCAGCTGTAGCTTCCATTGTGCTGAGGGTTTCAGGCTGGAAGGAGCTAACCTAGTCCAGTGTACTGACTTGGGACGGTGGACAGCGCCAGCCCCGGTGTGTCAAG CTCTGCAATGCCATGATCTTCCGGCTCCAAACAAGGCCCAGGTGAACTGCTCTCACCCATTTGGGGCCTTTAGGTACCAATCAACCTGCAGCTTCACCTGCAATGAAGGCTTACACCTGGTGGGAGCAAGCATGCTGCAATGCTTGGGTACCGGCAACTGGAGCGCTCCTCCTCCGGAGTGCCAAG CCATTGCCTGCACACCTCTGCTAAGCCCTCGGAATGGAACAATGACCTGTGTCCAGCCTCTTGGAAACTCCAGTTATAGGTCCACATGCCAGTTCGCCTGTGATGAAGGATTATCTTTATCTGGACCACAAATATTGGATTGTACTCCATCTGGACATTGGACAGGTTCCCCACCAATATGTGAAG CCATCCAGTGCCCAGAATTATTTGCTCCAGAGTGGGGAAGCCTGGCTTGTTCTGACACTCATAAGGAATTCAGGGTTGGCTCCACCTGTCATTTCTCCTGTAACAAGGGCTTTAAGCTGGAGGGACCCAATAATGTTGAATGCACAGCTTCTGGAAAATGGACAGCACCTCCACCAACCTGTGAAG CAGGCATAGTATCAGCTCGTACTTCAGAGGTTCGATGCCCAGCCCTCATCACTCCAGAGCAAGGAACAGTGTCCTGTAGGCATCATCTGGGAACCTTTGGTTTGAATACCACTTGTTACTTTGAATGCAAAGTTGGATTCACACTCATGGGAGACAGTGCTCTCAGATGCAGACCTTCAGGACAATGGACAGCAGGAACCCCGGCATGCAGAG CGGTCAAATGCTCTGAGCTGCATGTTATTGAGCCAGGTATGATGAACTGCTCCAACCCCTGGGGAAATTTCAGCTATGGATCAACCTGTAGCTTCCATTGTCCAGAGGGCCAGTTACTTAATGGTTCAGCAAGAACAGCATGCCAAGAGAACGGCCAGTGGTCAACTCCCATGCCAGCCTGCCAAG CAGGGCCGTTGACAATCCAGCAAGCCCTGACTTACTTTGGTGGAGCAGTGGCTTCTACAATAGGTTTGGTGACGTGTGGGACATTGCTGGCTCTGCTAAGAAAGCGCTTCAGACAAAAAG ATGATGGGGAAAGCCCCTTGAACCCTCAAAG